The Haemorhous mexicanus isolate bHaeMex1 chromosome 6, bHaeMex1.pri, whole genome shotgun sequence genome includes the window GCTTTAGAGAAAGTAAAATTGCGCAGTAAATTGTATATTAAAGCTACAGGTGCAAAGCATTTTTACTTAGGTAGAATCCTTTTATTTACCTGGCTGGCTGATATATATGTAGTGAGGTTTAAATCAGTCTTTGAAAACGGCAAGAAAATTCTATTCCCTTCCAAGTTCAATGCAGAAATCTCAATCCAAACAAGCCAGTTGTATCAATGAGAGTATATTGTGCCAACTTCTAAAGATGATGTCACTGACAAAAGAGTGTTGTGAAATGTTTAAAGGAACCAAGGGTGGATTATCACAGTGGAGGAGCCCTCCTTCACGATAAACACTACCCTGGTGGTTTTCATATGAACTGCCAGTCTAAACTTGTTCAAACCTCACCCTCTTTTTGACTTAAATACCAATCTGAAGAAAATCTGCTTTATCCTGTACTTTTTCTAAGGATCAATGTCCTTTGAATGCTGCAATCCTGGGATTGCTGTTGCATTTTAATATATAACTGATGACACAACAGTCCCCAGTAAGTCATCTGAAGACCTGGTAATAAATTTTAGAGGTCCACAACCTACAACCTGTTTCTGGGACATGTTTTAGAGAACTCCAGGCCACCTACCCACTAATGAGAGTTACAACTGACACTTCCTAAAGAACCAGAACTGCACAGCCCTACCATTCAAGCTGGGCCTGTACCACCATGTGAGCTAAAGAAGCCATGGCTTCAGGAAGTACACAGGACTTCTCCAAAAGTTTGCTATCACAGGCAAAAAAACCAGTCATGAAATACAGACACTGAAATccacaaaaagagagagacactTTCAGACCTGATTTCCTGGCAAAAGGAAGAATTGCAGTCACTTGCACGTAGGGTGCAGGAGTGTGTGTAAAGGCAAGCAGGAGGGCAGTGGGTGGTAGTCACTGACTGCGGTGTatgctttcaaaaaaaatgaaactcagATATAAGCCATCTATTCCTGTCTGACTCCTGACAACTGACTTATAATGCAATCTCTATCTTCATATCTTAGAAAAGattactgaaaaaaacagaTGTGCAGCAGTCAAAGTATGGGTCACGGTGACCAGCTTCTTTGGTTAAACTACTAAATTCAGTCTGGGAATAACTGATCTTGGTCCAGTTTTTGATAAATCCAAAAGCATTAGTTTAGATATCAGCAGATTTTTAAATCTGTACTGCAAATATCTTTCCACCTCAGCTGTGAAAATTGATGACATTCATGGTGCAGTGCTCTCTGAGTCGCTCAATAAAATTCCTTTTGGGGATTAAAAATCATTCATCTTCTTCAATGCCTCCTTAATTTCAGATTCTCACAACTCGTCACTCCAAGTGAGCACGTGTTATTTGGACTCACAAACATGTGCCAGGCATCACTCAGCACGCAGAAATACATCCACCCTATCTGTCAAGAGGCTACACTCCAACAGAGGCATCCGAGAAGACACCGGGGCAAGCAGGTGGCAGCCCGCGGCCttcaggctggcacagctctcccTTTGCCACCACACACCCATCAGCTCGGCGTCCCCGGGGCGCGGGGGATGTCCCGGGGGGGCGCTGAGCGCCTGCCCACGGGCTCCGGCCGCCCTGCATGCCCCGGGCGCCGCTAGCCAAGGCCGCCCAGCCCGCGGGACTCCCCCGGTGCGACAGCGGGACACGGGCTGAGGGGCGcagccggggccgggcccgaGCCGCGGAGGGGCCcgagggcggcggcggggccggtaCCTCGCTGAGCGCGAAGAGCCCGTAGGCCGCCAGCCAGACGGCGGAGGTGGCGGCGCTGAGCGAGCGCAGCTGCAGGCGGGGGCCGCGCACCGCCAGCTCTCGGCAGGACGCGCTGTGCTGGCGGCGCCGCAGCGCGATCGGCGCCCCGGAGGCCGAGAGAAAGCGCCGCTCCTCCGCCATGCCGGGCAggcggggcccggccgggccggCCTCCCGCGGGAGGAGCCTGAGCCGACGGCAGGCTGTGCCGGCTCCGCTCGCTCTCTGCGGGCCGCCTGCCGGCCCCTGCCGGCGCCCGCTCTGGCCGCGGGGTGGTGCTGCCAACGGGTTGTCTCGCTTGGCTGTAGCTCGCCGGGCGTCTGTCCTTAATCCCGATGACATCAGCGCTTTCTGCGGTTTGCGCATATTGACAATTCATTGCTTGCTTCCTCTGTTTGTGGAGTATGAGTTTTGAAGGGCACACGGTTTAGTGGTGTTGCACGTGTCTCTTGCCGTGATGAAGAGACGGAAgttttcatggaatcatagacTGTTAAGGGGTTGGAATGAACCTTAAAGACAATCTAGTTCTACACCACCCGCCTTGGAAAGGGACACCTcacactagaccaggttgctcaaggccttatccagccctgctttgaacactgccagggcgGGGGCATTCACAGCCTCCTTGGGCAACCTGGTCCGGTGTCTAACCatgtgcaaaggaaaaaaattctaatatctaacctaaatttctcctttttccattactccttgtcctatcactacaatTCCTGATGAAAAGTCTCTCTCTGGCTTCCCAGAAAGCCCCTTTTAGATACTGGAAGGTTTCTATGAGCTCTCCATGCAACCACCTCTCCTCAAGAAGTTTCTCTTTCCCCCCTTTGTCCTTACCATCAGCAACtccagaaatgtattttctcctCTGTACCACGCTTAGCTACAAgctcttttgattttttttttccccaaggttTAAAGCAGAGTTTTCTGGTCCCTTGCCATCTAAATAAGTGATAAATTGGAGACTTGGCTTTGCATGCAGAGACTTAATGAGTCTTTGTATTGTGCTCCCTTTAATGCATTTCAGTTATTACTTTATGTGACTTAAGTGGCAGTAATATAAAACTACAGCTCTGTGACTTCCAAACTGCCATCCTGATTTCTTTGgcctttctattttttcccttctcccacagTTTTTGAGTGTAAGCTTTAATTGCAGGTGCCATCCTTCTGTGAGCAATTTACTTCATTTGTGGTATCTTCAGAGCTCTTGGGTGGACActgtatatataaaaaacatGTTA containing:
- the PIGH gene encoding phosphatidylinositol N-acetylglucosaminyltransferase subunit H, coding for MRKPQKALMSSGLRTDARRATAKRDNPLAAPPRGQSGRRQGPAGGPQRASGAGTACRRLRLLPREAGPAGPRLPGMAEERRFLSASGAPIALRRRQHSASCRELAVRGPRLQLRSLSAATSAVWLAAYGLFALSENSMVLSAAIFITLIGLIIYLHFVKIDQESLLVIGSLGIQVTSSYASGKESTTFIEMGHVKDVVINEAIHMQKVIYYLCILLQDPEDPQGVSEVVPLFQSSKPRLDCLIEVYKSCQEILEQRKTAPHSSEIK